In Chanodichthys erythropterus isolate Z2021 chromosome 18, ASM2448905v1, whole genome shotgun sequence, the following are encoded in one genomic region:
- the si:ch211-15d5.11 gene encoding oxidation resistance protein 1: MDHRVQRDKCRASYFGNVKNRLGSKLPAGISQPPGFITAQCSGMLGKSVGEECVKGHHQIRNPKLRQYYLKEAAFPVKDPTTKTLESCRNNEHGLPKNKVSTSTATASDPHPRQVHSLDPALDIGVVGTATLVSPSTDAEYDKLTDVEAVPLPDGNVCLLALPSECSQGEGPAAVSCLKLFSRYITDRKGVVSGILLVTSSKIFFDPQKSHPLVQENGCEEYVFSCSVDDVASVSFYTDISHIHFSKTAYRSNSCKPSKSKTHSHKKTCQSALEAIPAPESSISHDLTATLDAEEEDEVVGETGDMAEAERQLTLESGGMLTAAAATFCCGGPDSVQRGNKEYEQRSDLERQLLGPCTSKSSSGINRSLMFVRIRQKLQHGKKRAFSKTKILSRDAWFTMQQESSDELYAYMSQHRPDLCILEGGEEDEAERDEEDFVLLDEEEEEGSPREGQAGEDWEMVSVEESGPKASVSTEPEGLSNILKQSVVLDAQQVREISRELPPRTIGRTWQLSYSTDKHGASLKTLYRKLSTTDSPVLILIKDHNQQVFGSFLSHPLHPSDAFYGTGETFLFLSHPRFKCFRWTGENSFFIKGDLDSFAIGGGSGHFGLWVDERLLLGRSNPCFTFNNCSLSETNDFTILELEAWTFG; encoded by the exons ATGGATCACAGAGTTCAGAGAGACAAGTGCAGGGCCAGCTACTTTGGAAATGTTAAGAACAG ACTGGGATCAAAGCTGCCGGCTGGAATTTCACAGCCTCCAGGCTTCATTACTGCCCAGTGTTCTGGTATGCTGGGGAAAAGTGTTGGTGAGGAGTGTGTCAAAGGACATCACCAAATCCGAAACCCCAAACTAAGGCAGTACTATCTAAAGG AGGCAGCATTTCCAGTCAAAGATCCAACAACAAAGACTTTGGAGTCATGCAGAAACAATGAACATGGA TTACCCAAGAACAAGGTCTCAACTTCTACGGCGACAGCTTCTGATCCACATCCAAGACAAGTGCACAGCCTCGATCCCGCACTGGATATTGGTGTTGTGGGAACTGCGACTCTTGTGTCCCCTTCCACAGATGCGGAATATGACAAACTGACG GATGTGGAGGCAGTTCCTTTACCTGATGGAAATGTGTGTCTATTGGCTCTTCCATCTGAATGCTCTCAGGGGGAGGGGCCAGCTGCAGTGTCTTGCCTCAAACTGTTCTCCCGTTACATAACAGACAGAAAG GGTGTGGTCTCTGGAATATTGCTGGTGACGTCCAGTAAGATCTTCTTTGACCCTCAGAAGTCTCACCCACTTGTTCAGGAGAATGGCTGTGAAGAATATGTATTCTCCTGCTCTGTGGATGATGTCGCCTCAGTGTCCTTCTACACAGATATCTCTCACATTCACTTCAGCAAGACCGCATACAG ATCTAACAGTTGTAAGCCATCAAAGAGCAAAACACACAGCCACAAGAAAACCTGCCAGTCAGCTTTAGAGGCCATTCCTGCTCCTGAGTCCTCCATTTCACATGATCTGACAGCGACTCTGGATGCTGAAGAAGAGGATGAGGTAGTTGGAGAGACTGGGGACATGGCCGAAGCTGAGAGGCAGCTGACTTTGGAGTCTGGGGGAATGCTAACAGCTGCTGCTGCTACTTTCTGTTGTGGAGGACCAGACAGTGTTCAGAGAGGAAACAAAGAATATGAACAGCGATCAGATTTGGAAAGACAGCTTTTAG GTCCTTGCACTTCTAAATCTAGTAGTGGAATAAACAGATCTCTGATGTTTGTGAGAATTCGACAAAAACTGCAGCATGGGAAGAAAAGGGCTTTCTCTAAAACTAAGATTCTTTCCAGAGACGCCTGGTTCACCATGCAGCAGGAAAG CTCAGACGAGCTGTACGCTTACATGAGCCAGCATCGACCAGACCTGTGCATCCTGGAGGGAGGTGAGGAGGACGAAGCAGAGCGTGACGAAGAGGATTTTGTGCTTCtcgatgaggaggaggaggaggggtcTCCACGAGAAGGCCAGGCCGGGGAGGACTGGGAG ATGGTGTCAGTGGAGGAGAGTGGGCCGAAAGCTTCTGTCTCTACTGAACCAGAAGGTTTGAGTAACATACTGAAGCAGAGTGTAGTACTGGATGCCCAACAAGTTAGAGAG ATTTCAAGAGAGCTGCCTCCACGTACGATCGGACGCACGTGGCAGCTGTCCTACAGCACGGACAAACATGGGGCAAGTCTCAAGACTCTTTACAGAAAGCTCAGCACTACCGACTCACCTGTGCTGATTCTCATCAAGGACCACAACCAGCAG GTTTTTGGAAGCTTTCTCTCACACCCTCTACATCCTAGTGATGCATTTTATGGCACTGGAGAGACATTCCTGTTCCTGTCTCACCCACGCTTTAAA tGTTTCCGATGGACTGGAGAAAACTCTTTTTTCATCAAAGGGGATTTGGACTCTTTTGCCATTGGAGGAGGAAG TGGTCACTTTGGTCTGTGGGTGGATGAGAGGTTGCTCTTGGGCAGAAGCAACCCCTGTTTCACCTTTAATAACTGCAGCCTGTCCGAGACAAATGACTTCACTATTTTGGAGTTGGAAGCCTGGACATTCGGCTGA
- the LOC137006578 gene encoding uncharacterized protein gives MNNFEKIVADKVRQHRYLYDPKMRDHADIQMIKDAWKEIAVATGKDEVDCRKAWKNLRDKFVRIKKRVYTRNIESSPYTIMTELGWLCQFVKHRERGPNVKDIYKVVSVEEQMKTNRFPTSPASGTSETATSGNPSSPLSLMPSSPHLPTLPPCPSPKRSPSPCSISAYPVPSISSCSNASPSSTDIMPKRMSTTEEALLKILEQLDWERERAMQQDTEDFRFAAVIADMLSKIDPQHKPEVKFKIHQVLYEAVQKTKT, from the exons ATGAATAACTTCGAGAAAATAGTGGCGGACAAAGTCCGTCAACACAGGTACCTCTATGATCCGAAGATGCGCGATCATGCTGACATTCAAATGATTAAAGATGCATGGAAAGAGATCGCCGTCGCCACGGGAAAAGACGAGGTAGATTGCCGTAAAGCGTGGAAGAATTTAAGAGACAAGTTTGTGAGGATCAAGAAGAGGGTCTACACAAGAAACATTGAGTCAAGTCCATACACGATCATGACAGAGCTGGGATGGTTATGCCAATTTGTTAAACATCGGGAAAGAGGCCCAAATGTAAAG GATATATATAAAGTGGTCTCTGTTGAAGAACAAATGAAGACAAACCGCTTCCCAACCTCTCCGGCATCAGGAACATCAGAGACCGCAACTTCTGGTAACCCTTCTTCACCCCTGTCCCTCATGCCGTCATCGCCACATCTCCCCACTCTTCCACCCTGTCCATCACCCAAACGCAGCCCCTCGCCCTGTTCAATTTCAGCTTATCCTGTCCCAAGCATCTCATCCTGTTCCAATGCCTCACCATCTTCTACTGACATAATGCCTAAGAGAATGTCTACCACTGAAGAAGCCTTACTGAAGATACTGGAGCAGCTGGACTGGGAGAGGGAGAGGGCCATGCAGCAGGACACTGAAGATTTCAGATTTGCTGCTGTCATTGCCGACATGTTGTCAAAAATTGATCCTCAGCACAAGCCTGAGGTTAAATTCAAGATCCATCAAGTACTCTATGAAGCTGTGCAAAAAACCAAAACATAG